The following are from one region of the Jeongeupia sp. USM3 genome:
- a CDS encoding aminodeoxychorismate/anthranilate synthase component II: protein MLLMIDNFDSFTYNIVQYFGELGQDVHVYRNDEISIEQIEALKPRYLVVSPGPCSPKEAGISVEAIRHFAGKLPILGVCLGHQAIGEAFGGKIIHAKTLMHGKVSPIEHTGAGVFSKLPSPFTVTRYHSLAIERESLPDCLEVTAWTADGEIMGVRHKTLAIEGVQFHPESILTEHGHQMLDNFLKEWA, encoded by the coding sequence ATGCTGCTGATGATCGACAACTTCGATTCGTTTACCTACAACATCGTCCAGTACTTCGGCGAACTCGGTCAGGACGTCCACGTCTACCGCAACGACGAAATCTCGATCGAACAGATCGAAGCGCTCAAGCCCAGATACCTGGTCGTCTCGCCGGGCCCCTGTTCGCCGAAAGAGGCCGGCATTTCGGTCGAGGCCATCCGCCACTTCGCCGGCAAGCTGCCGATTCTCGGCGTCTGCCTCGGCCACCAGGCGATCGGCGAGGCGTTCGGCGGCAAGATCATCCACGCCAAGACGCTGATGCACGGCAAGGTCTCGCCAATCGAGCACACCGGCGCCGGCGTGTTCAGCAAGCTACCCTCGCCGTTTACCGTCACCCGCTACCACTCGCTGGCGATCGAGCGCGAATCGCTGCCCGATTGCCTTGAAGTGACCGCCTGGACCGCCGACGGCGAGATCATGGGTGTGCGCCACAAGACGCTGGCGATCGAGGGCGTGCAGTTCCATCCCGAGTCGATCCTGACCGAGCACGGCCATCAGATGCTCGACAACTTCCTCAAGGAATGGGCGTGA
- the trpE gene encoding anthranilate synthase component I produces the protein MITRDEFAALARQGYNRIPVILELYADLDTPLSVYLKLANRPYSYLLESVVGGERFGRYSFIGLPARTRITVTGQHTDVIHDDRIVETHDGNPLDFVAEYQKQFKAAVPAGMPRFMGGLVGYFGYDTIRYVEKKLAHCSKPDPLGVPDVQLLLSEELAVVDNLSGKLYLVVYANTDHPEAYERAEARLAELRLKLREPAKLPLSGPAKSFTSAQSEFGEAAFKEAVLKAKDYIADGDVMQVVLSQRMTMPFDQDPLALYRALRSINPSPYMFFYHFGDMHIVGASPEILARLEGDTITVRPIAGTRPRGKTREHDEALAEELLADEKEIAEHVMLIDLGRNDTGRVAETGSVKLVDRMTIERYSHVMHIVSSVEGKLKAGLSNIDVLKATFPAGTVSGAPKVRALEIIDEFEPSKRGIYSGAVGYLGFNGDMDVAIALRTAVVKNETLYMQAGAGIVADSVPESEWQETLNKARAVLRAAELVQAGLDA, from the coding sequence ATGATCACGCGCGATGAATTCGCGGCTTTGGCTCGCCAAGGCTACAACCGCATTCCCGTCATCCTCGAGCTGTACGCCGACCTCGACACGCCGCTGTCGGTCTACCTCAAGCTCGCCAACCGCCCCTATTCCTACCTGCTCGAATCGGTCGTCGGTGGCGAGCGTTTCGGTCGTTACTCGTTCATCGGCCTGCCCGCCCGGACCCGCATCACGGTCACCGGCCAGCACACCGACGTCATCCACGACGACCGCATCGTCGAGACCCACGACGGCAATCCGCTCGACTTCGTCGCCGAATACCAGAAACAGTTCAAGGCTGCGGTGCCGGCCGGCATGCCGCGCTTCATGGGCGGCCTCGTCGGCTACTTCGGCTACGACACGATCCGCTACGTCGAAAAGAAGCTTGCCCACTGCAGCAAGCCCGATCCGCTCGGCGTCCCCGACGTCCAGCTGCTGCTGTCCGAGGAGCTCGCCGTCGTCGACAACCTGTCGGGCAAGCTCTACCTCGTCGTCTACGCCAACACCGATCACCCGGAAGCGTACGAGCGCGCCGAGGCACGGCTGGCCGAGCTGCGGCTCAAGCTGCGCGAACCGGCAAAACTGCCGCTGTCGGGCCCGGCAAAATCGTTCACGAGCGCGCAGTCCGAGTTCGGCGAAGCCGCGTTCAAGGAAGCGGTACTCAAGGCCAAGGACTACATCGCCGACGGCGACGTGATGCAGGTGGTGCTGTCGCAGCGGATGACGATGCCGTTCGATCAGGACCCGCTGGCGCTGTACCGCGCACTGCGGTCGATCAACCCGTCGCCGTACATGTTCTTCTACCACTTCGGCGACATGCACATCGTCGGCGCCTCGCCGGAAATCCTCGCCCGGCTCGAAGGCGACACGATCACCGTGCGGCCGATCGCCGGCACCCGCCCGCGCGGCAAGACCCGCGAGCACGACGAGGCGCTGGCGGAGGAGCTGCTGGCCGACGAGAAGGAAATCGCCGAACACGTGATGCTGATCGACCTCGGCCGCAACGACACCGGCCGTGTCGCCGAGACCGGCTCGGTCAAGCTCGTCGACCGGATGACCATCGAGCGTTACTCGCACGTGATGCACATCGTTTCGAGCGTCGAGGGCAAGCTCAAGGCCGGCCTGAGCAATATCGACGTACTCAAGGCCACCTTCCCCGCCGGCACGGTCTCCGGCGCACCCAAGGTGCGGGCGCTCGAGATCATCGACGAGTTCGAGCCGAGCAAGCGCGGCATCTATTCGGGCGCCGTCGGCTATCTCGGCTTCAACGGCGACATGGACGTGGCGATCGCGCTGCGCACCGCCGTGGTCAAGAACGAAACGCTCTACATGCAGGCCGGCGCCGGCATCGTCGCCGACTCGGTACCCGAGAGCGAATGGCAGGAAACGCTGAACAAGGCCCGCGCCGTGCTGCGCGCCGCCGAACTCGTTCAGGCCGGCCTCGACGCCTGA
- a CDS encoding murein transglycosylase A has protein sequence MTQISRFPARTLAALAALVLAACTTPPSAPPAQPAPPAQPAPTPAPTPPAADMAPYQPADWASLPAVSDADWLAGFDAWLRSCPRLQKQPRWATLCADAATLSKDAAGVRAFLTGRLVPLTLRNADGSNQGLITGYYEPVYPGSLSRTSANTVPVYGPPNDMITVQLDSLYPELRGKRLRGRLSGKTLKPYSDAADIARLAKASKLDAPVLAWLPDPMDLQFLQVQGSGRIKLADGRELRLGYADQNGWPYRAIGKWLIEQGELKAADVSMQTIRAWARANPAKVNQLVASNPSYVFFRTLPDSNEGPIGSLGVPLTAGYSLAVDPRHVPAGAPMLIDTTRPDGTPLTRLAAAQDTGGAIRGQVRADFFWGKGDAAGELAGRMKQPGRLWLLWPRGEPLPDAN, from the coding sequence CCGTTTCCCCGCCCGCACGCTCGCCGCGCTTGCCGCACTCGTCCTTGCAGCCTGCACAACCCCGCCCTCCGCGCCACCAGCCCAACCCGCACCGCCCGCTCAGCCGGCGCCGACACCCGCGCCGACACCGCCGGCCGCCGACATGGCACCGTACCAGCCCGCAGACTGGGCATCGCTTCCTGCTGTAAGCGATGCCGACTGGCTCGCCGGCTTCGATGCCTGGCTGCGCAGTTGCCCGCGCCTGCAAAAGCAGCCGCGCTGGGCGACGCTGTGCGCCGATGCGGCCACGCTGTCGAAGGATGCAGCCGGTGTCCGGGCCTTCCTGACCGGCCGCCTCGTCCCGCTGACGCTGCGCAATGCCGACGGCAGCAACCAGGGCCTGATCACCGGCTATTACGAGCCGGTCTATCCCGGCAGCCTGAGCCGGACGAGCGCCAATACCGTTCCGGTCTACGGCCCGCCGAACGACATGATCACGGTCCAGCTCGACAGCCTTTACCCCGAACTCAGGGGCAAACGCCTGCGTGGCCGCCTGAGCGGCAAAACGCTCAAGCCGTACTCCGACGCTGCCGATATCGCCAGACTCGCGAAAGCCAGTAAGCTCGATGCCCCGGTGCTCGCCTGGCTGCCGGACCCGATGGACCTGCAGTTCCTGCAGGTACAGGGTTCGGGCCGGATCAAGCTTGCCGATGGTCGCGAACTGCGCCTCGGCTATGCCGACCAGAACGGCTGGCCGTATCGCGCGATCGGCAAATGGCTGATCGAGCAGGGCGAGCTCAAGGCCGCCGACGTCAGCATGCAGACCATCCGCGCGTGGGCGCGCGCCAATCCGGCCAAGGTGAACCAGTTGGTCGCCAGCAACCCGAGCTACGTGTTCTTCCGCACCCTGCCCGACAGCAACGAAGGCCCGATCGGCTCGCTCGGCGTCCCGCTGACCGCCGGTTACAGCCTCGCCGTCGATCCCCGCCACGTCCCGGCAGGTGCGCCGATGCTGATCGACACCACCCGCCCGGACGGTACGCCGCTGACGCGGCTCGCCGCCGCGCAGGACACCGGCGGTGCGATCCGCGGCCAGGTCCGCGCCGACTTCTTCTGGGGCAAGGGCGATGCCGCCGGCGAGCTGGCCGGCAGGATGAAGCAGCCCGGGCGGCTCTGGCTGCTCTGGCCCAGGGGAGAACCGCTGCCGGACGCCAACTGA